A window of Streptomyces marispadix contains these coding sequences:
- a CDS encoding RecB family exonuclease: MTTRVASPPNSLSPSRASDFMQCPLLYRFRVIDKLPEKPSPAATRGTVVHAVLERLFDAPAQERSLPRARSLVAREWQRLLAKRPELTELFAEEGQEAPDEARLAAWLAEAEALVERWFSLEDPTRLEPAEREGLFVETTLDSGLRLRGIIDRVDVAPTGEVRIVDYKTGKAPPPQFSDGPLFQMKFYALVVWRLRGIVPRRLQLVFLGSGDVLTYDPDEEDLRRVERKLLALWEAITRATETGDWRPSPGRLCDWCDHRAHCPEFGGSPPPYPLTVQPRLPEPRSEEQGEADGPADGPQGPSSQGTSNQGTSSGPGGPADRSRGPDGPDGPAEGA; this comes from the coding sequence ATGACCACCCGCGTCGCATCGCCGCCGAACTCCCTCTCGCCGTCCCGTGCCAGCGACTTCATGCAGTGCCCGCTGCTCTACCGCTTCCGGGTGATCGACAAACTGCCCGAGAAACCTTCGCCGGCGGCCACGCGGGGAACGGTCGTACACGCCGTCCTTGAGCGGCTGTTCGACGCTCCCGCGCAGGAGCGCAGTCTGCCGCGTGCACGCTCGCTTGTCGCCCGCGAATGGCAACGACTGCTCGCGAAGCGCCCGGAGTTGACCGAACTCTTCGCCGAGGAAGGGCAGGAGGCGCCGGACGAGGCCCGGCTCGCGGCATGGCTCGCGGAGGCGGAGGCGCTGGTGGAGCGCTGGTTCTCGCTGGAGGATCCGACGCGGCTGGAGCCCGCGGAGCGGGAGGGATTGTTCGTGGAGACCACGCTCGACTCGGGCCTGCGGCTGCGCGGCATCATCGACCGCGTCGACGTGGCGCCCACCGGCGAGGTCCGGATCGTCGACTACAAGACGGGCAAGGCGCCGCCGCCGCAGTTCTCCGACGGGCCGCTCTTCCAGATGAAGTTCTACGCGCTGGTGGTGTGGCGGCTGCGCGGGATCGTGCCGCGCAGGCTCCAACTGGTCTTCCTGGGCAGCGGGGACGTGCTGACGTACGACCCCGACGAGGAAGATCTGCGCCGCGTCGAGCGCAAGCTGCTCGCGCTGTGGGAGGCGATCACGAGGGCCACGGAGACGGGCGACTGGCGGCCCAGCCCCGGCAGGCTGTGCGACTGGTGCGATCACCGTGCGCACTGCCCGGAGTTCGGCGGCTCTCCCCCGCCCTACCCGCTCACGGTGCAGCCGCGGCTGCCGGAGCCGCGGTCCGAGGAGCAGGGCGAAGCAGACGGACCCGCGGACGGGCCGCAGGGACCGTCGAGTCAGGGAACGTCGAATCAGGGAACGTCGAGTGGACCGGGCGGACCGGCGGATCGGTCGCGCGGGCCGGACGGGCCGGACGGACCGGCCGAGGGTGCTTAG
- a CDS encoding response regulator, with protein sequence MAIRVLLVDDQPLLRTGFRMILEAEQDLAVVGEAGDGLQALDQVRALQPDVVLMDIRMPRMDGVEATRRITGPAKDGPAKVLVLTTFDLDEYVVEALRAGASGFLLKDAPAAELVQAIRVVAAGEAMLAPSVTRRLLDKYAGKLPSGEEPVPDTLHQLTDREVEVLKLVARGLSNSEIAADLFVSETTVKTHVGHVLTKLGLRDRVQAAVYAYESGLVRPGA encoded by the coding sequence GTGGCCATCCGCGTCCTGCTGGTCGACGACCAGCCGCTGCTGCGTACCGGTTTCCGGATGATCCTGGAGGCGGAGCAGGACCTGGCCGTCGTCGGCGAGGCGGGCGACGGCCTCCAAGCGCTCGACCAGGTACGGGCATTGCAGCCGGACGTGGTGCTGATGGACATCCGGATGCCGAGGATGGACGGCGTCGAGGCCACGCGCCGCATCACCGGTCCCGCGAAGGACGGCCCGGCCAAGGTGCTGGTGCTGACCACCTTCGACCTGGACGAGTACGTGGTGGAGGCGCTGCGGGCCGGTGCCAGCGGCTTCCTGCTCAAGGACGCCCCGGCCGCGGAGCTGGTGCAGGCGATCCGCGTGGTCGCCGCGGGCGAGGCGATGCTGGCGCCGAGCGTCACGCGCCGTCTGCTCGACAAGTACGCGGGGAAGCTGCCGTCGGGCGAGGAGCCGGTGCCGGACACGCTGCATCAGCTCACCGACCGCGAGGTGGAGGTGCTGAAGCTCGTGGCGAGGGGCCTGTCGAACTCGGAGATCGCCGCGGACCTCTTCGTCAGCGAGACGACCGTGAAGACTCACGTCGGGCATGTGCTGACCAAGCTGGGGCTGCGGGATCGTGTACAGGCCGCCGTCTACGCGTATGAGAGCGGGCTGGTGCGGCCCGGGGCGTGA
- a CDS encoding ABC transporter substrate-binding protein, with translation MKSKPSLLAAGAGLLASLLTGCGEVTGSDAPAVVVGTTDAFSVSKATPAPFDPAAAYDVSSWNVMRNAFQTLLRMPRSGTKPVRDAAERCGFTDERNERYRCTLREGLTFSNGHTLDARDVEFSIERILRIRFANGPASLLSGIAKVEATNDREVVFQLRKPDATFPYKIATPAASIVDQESYPAKGFAKGFRTVGSGPFTLEYDSKGGKTVFTRNHNYKGKLKVHSEKVELRSFPDSTAMEKALRDGDIDLMNRTISPKQVERLESVPRDRIDLVQQPGQEIRYLVFNTDDETAGRLAVRRAMAELIDRESLVRDVYARTADPLYSLVPSGVPGHRNSFFNKYGESGADSARRTLRNAGLRTPVKVELAYTTDHYGSVTAKEFTKLKEQLNNSGLFDVKVRGLPWDTYRTAALKGKYQVYGYGWFPDFPDADNYIAPFFERNNFLNSSYISSEIRDQVIPETRQKTDRVRTEKGFARAQDIVADEVPVLPLWQGKQFIAARDDITGVEWALNSSSVLQLWELGRSTDG, from the coding sequence ATGAAAAGCAAGCCTTCGCTACTGGCCGCCGGAGCCGGTCTGCTGGCGTCCCTGCTCACCGGATGCGGAGAGGTCACGGGAAGCGACGCCCCGGCCGTCGTGGTCGGCACCACCGACGCCTTCTCGGTCAGCAAGGCCACGCCCGCGCCCTTCGACCCGGCGGCCGCCTACGACGTCAGCTCGTGGAACGTCATGCGCAACGCCTTCCAGACCCTGCTGCGGATGCCCCGCTCGGGCACCAAGCCCGTCAGGGACGCGGCGGAGCGGTGCGGCTTCACGGACGAGCGGAACGAGCGGTACCGCTGCACCCTGCGCGAGGGCCTCACCTTCTCCAACGGCCACACCCTCGACGCCCGCGACGTGGAGTTCTCCATCGAGCGCATCCTGCGCATCCGCTTCGCCAACGGTCCCGCCTCGCTGCTGAGCGGCATAGCCAAGGTCGAGGCCACCAACGACCGCGAGGTCGTCTTCCAGCTCCGCAAGCCGGACGCCACCTTCCCGTACAAGATCGCCACACCGGCGGCGTCGATAGTCGACCAGGAGAGCTACCCCGCCAAGGGCTTCGCCAAGGGCTTCCGCACGGTCGGCTCGGGTCCCTTCACGCTCGAATACGACTCCAAGGGCGGCAAGACGGTCTTCACCCGGAACCACAACTACAAGGGGAAGTTGAAGGTCCACAGCGAGAAGGTCGAACTGCGTTCATTCCCCGACTCCACCGCCATGGAGAAGGCGCTGCGCGACGGCGACATCGACCTGATGAACCGCACCATCTCGCCGAAGCAGGTCGAGCGGCTGGAATCGGTCCCCAGGGACCGCATCGACCTCGTGCAGCAGCCCGGCCAGGAGATCCGCTACCTCGTCTTCAACACCGACGACGAGACCGCGGGACGCCTGGCGGTACGGCGGGCCATGGCCGAGCTGATCGACCGTGAGTCACTCGTACGGGACGTCTACGCCCGCACCGCCGACCCGCTCTACTCCCTGGTGCCCTCGGGCGTGCCGGGACACCGCAACTCCTTTTTCAACAAGTACGGCGAGTCCGGTGCGGACTCCGCACGGCGCACGCTGCGCAACGCGGGTCTGCGTACCCCTGTGAAGGTCGAACTCGCCTACACCACCGACCACTACGGCAGCGTCACGGCCAAGGAGTTCACCAAGCTCAAGGAACAGCTCAACAACAGCGGGCTGTTCGACGTGAAGGTGCGGGGCCTGCCCTGGGACACCTACCGGACGGCTGCGCTGAAGGGGAAGTACCAGGTCTACGGCTACGGCTGGTTCCCCGACTTCCCGGACGCCGACAACTACATCGCGCCCTTCTTCGAGCGGAACAACTTCCTCAACAGCTCCTACATCAGCTCCGAGATACGTGACCAGGTCATCCCGGAGACCCGGCAGAAGACCGACCGGGTGCGCACCGAGAAGGGCTTCGCGCGTGCGCAGGACATCGTGGCCGACGAGGTCCCCGTGCTGCCGCTGTGGCAGGGCAAGCAGTTCATCGCGGCGCGGGACGACATCACGGGCGTCGAGTGGGCGCTCAACTCCTCGTCGGTGCTTCAGCTTTGGGAACTGGGCCGCAGCACGGACGGCTGA
- a CDS encoding HAD family hydrolase, with protein MTSSSPAIGTLTAEGSSLQAVLLDMDGTLVDTEGFWWDAESEAFAELGHVLKDEWREVVVGGPMTRSAGFLIEATRADITIEELTVLLNEKFVERLRRGVPLVPGARRLLAELSLHGVPTALVSASHRTVVDEMLVSLGRENFDLTVAGDELTRTKPHPDPYLTAAQRLGADPARCAVVEDTVTGVASAEAAGCRVVAVPSVAPIEAAEGRTVVESLEEVNLAFLRSMVLMAHQGVS; from the coding sequence ATGACCAGTTCCAGCCCCGCGATCGGCACACTTACAGCCGAAGGCTCCTCGCTCCAGGCAGTGCTCCTCGATATGGACGGCACCCTGGTCGACACGGAAGGGTTCTGGTGGGACGCCGAGAGTGAGGCCTTCGCGGAGCTGGGACACGTACTGAAGGACGAATGGCGCGAAGTCGTCGTCGGCGGCCCCATGACGCGCAGCGCGGGCTTCCTCATCGAGGCCACACGGGCCGACATCACCATCGAAGAACTGACCGTGCTGCTGAACGAGAAGTTCGTGGAGCGGCTGCGCCGAGGGGTTCCGCTGGTGCCGGGCGCCCGGCGGCTGCTGGCCGAACTGTCCCTGCACGGCGTGCCCACCGCGCTGGTCTCCGCCTCCCACCGCACCGTCGTGGACGAGATGCTCGTCTCCCTGGGCAGGGAGAACTTCGACCTCACGGTCGCCGGTGACGAACTGACCCGCACCAAGCCGCACCCCGACCCGTATCTGACGGCAGCTCAGCGGCTGGGCGCCGATCCGGCGCGCTGCGCCGTCGTCGAGGACACCGTGACCGGAGTGGCCTCGGCGGAGGCGGCAGGCTGCCGCGTGGTGGCCGTTCCCTCCGTGGCGCCCATCGAGGCCGCCGAGGGGCGGACCGTCGTCGAGTCACTGGAAGAGGTGAATCTCGCCTTTCTTCGCTCGATGGTTCTCATGGCCCATCAGGGCGTCTCTTGA